In the Oncorhynchus keta strain PuntledgeMale-10-30-2019 chromosome 32, Oket_V2, whole genome shotgun sequence genome, TTTGAGGCAAATGTGTGAGGGTTCACATTCCTGACTCCAAACTCATAAGACCTTAACCAGCTCACTGTGTTGCGCACAGGAGGGGAGCCCCATGCCCCTGTAAGTATTTGTGCCTAAGCTTTCTACATGTATAGATAGAAGGGCAGCAGTGGTAGACGATCATGCTTTGAACCTCCACTCTTTCCTAAACTCTACCCAAATGCATGGGCCTACATTTCTTTTttgctctttccctctctcagtggtataaagtacttaagtagttatttcaagtatttttacttaagtcgttttttgtggtatctgtaATTCACTACATCCCTGAAGAAAACTATATACTGTTTACCCCATACATTTACCCTGATACCCAAAAGTacttttgaatgcttagcagggcaGGAAAATTATcaaaattcacacacttatcatacctactgcctctgatctggcggactcactaaacacatgcttcgtttgtaaatgatgtctgaatgttggagtgtgccactGGCTATCAGTAAATTAAAATAAACAAGAAAATGATGCCACCTGGTtcgcttaatataaggaatttgaaattatttacacaaaagtatattttagcaattacatttacttttgatacttaagtatatttcaaagcaaatacttttactcaagtagtatttcactggTTGGCttccacttttacttgagtcattttctattaaggcattttacttttactcaagtatgagattgttgtactttttccaccactaccCTCTCTGTGACAACACAGGAAAGAAAGGGGAAGGATCGGACGATGAAATGCAACAACGTAGGCTAATGAGATGGTCCATGGTGAGTCTCAGTTTTGACAGGTGAGAAGTCTGTCAACCTTAAAGTAAAAACACTAATAAACGCATACTGAAAGCCCTTAAAATACATGTCACAGTCATTCGTGAGAGCTTGCTATTTAGCTACTATTGACAAACACATTTATCTATGAAGTTGAGTCTGACGATGTGTTATGAAGGAACTGGAAGCTAATGTTGTTTTAGAAATTAGGCTATATTCAACACAGCGAACGTGTGCATGGCAAATGACACCTCATAAAAGCGTCTGCACAACCGACATATTGTGCTCAATAAAAGTTGACATTTTGTTTCGCAAGAATTGGCAAGGCTGCAGCTGGGCCTAAATCACTGCGGACACACTGCAAAGCAATCCTTTGCCCCTTTCTCAAACATAACAGACGATCTAGCACGAATGCTAACTCTGCTTCGTTTGTAATCAATCTGGCCTAGCCAGCTATTTCgccagctggctagctaggtTAACTTGCTAGCTACGTCAATTTGGCGCTAACTTTACCAACCCGCGATTTATTTTCAAAATACTAACAATTGCTAAAATACGCATGGCTATATTAGTTAATCCTACAAACTCCAAAACAACGCATATTAACAACTGTTACACGATTGAATGCAGTTTTTGTAGGTAACAACCAACTTTAAAAAATGAGTGCAAAGAAAGGGTTAAACAAAAAGGAAACGTTGGTTGGTCAAGACCGTCGGACGGAAGGCCGTTCGGCTAGCCAATATATTAGCTATCTAAATAGATGCTTTTATTTTACATGAGTTGGAAAAATACATActaacaaagacagaaacaattTGGATGTATCTACCTAGCTAAACAAGCTCGCCACGCACTGTCCGTTTCACCAGAAATAATACTAGCTAAAGCAAATGTGAATTACCATGGCACacggctaacgttagctagcaaatcCTAGCTAATCACAGACGACTTTCACTTTTTTTTAACCCAAAACCTCCCAGATATAAATCGGCTAAACCGATATTTTACACCAGTATACAATCTTGCAGTATCAAATCTTATACAAGGTTAAACATGTCATTTGTTAATACAATTGTTTAACAATCACAACTACAAGAATCTTTAAGAAAATCCTATTCCCGATGAAAACCCGAGCATGATAGCGCACAGCTCGTTACATACTCCATGACGGTTTATTGTCAGCAGTCTAGCTTGATAATAACCAATACAAGAAAATCATTCATTCGTTTTGCATTGTAGACAAATGTCATGTTTGTAAATACATGAAAAAATATACAATAACTTGTAGAGAAATTTTACCTTACCTTCGGTGAGAGCGCCCTCTTTCTCATTTCGTGCAATCAGTTGCAAGGGATTCTGGAGTGCTGCAGACGCACAAAAAGAGCCAGCTACTGTTGCAGTTCACCACTGTTTGATAATCCTATTCCAAATGTGTTTGTACTAATGCATTTTTAGAATGTATGACACTGATATGTTAGCAGTGCTACTGTAGATCCATCGCTACGTGGCCCAGACAAGGTCTCGCGCGCACTTACGTTACTGACCTCACTCATCCCAGGCACTGACAGGCAGGCCGCTGTCTGGGTTGGGTAGGCGCGCCACAATTTTTTCGTCTCCCCTCCAAACCAGACAGGGCACGATGCGCGCACTCGTCTGTCCCCATCTTTAGCCGGGAATTTATAAGAAAACCAGAGCTGGATTGGGCACCGAATCAGTTACTGGAAAAAACGTACTGCATGAAATGTACATCTAAATGGCAATGCCCAGATGTCGGAGATTTGTTGGATACATTTTTTCCATTGCCCGTTTCCTGGACATAGAAGCCTGTAAGGATGGATGTACTAACGAAACACAGTAGATTAAGACTGCTCCGTTGCTCCTGTCTGTAACCATCCATCTAAAATGAAATGTGTAATAATGTGCAACTGTATATTTAGCAACTTTCCCCTCTGACCTAGGTACTGAAATGTGTAATTGTCATTTGAAGTATTCCAATTACGGACATACGAATGCATTTATATTTTAAGATTTACTGTCGTGCCCACAACTATGACTGTAAAACAAACAGGAAATCATATTTACATCCCGTGTAAACGACACAGAATGATGTACCGTTTTAAAAAACTCCCATTATGCAAATGTCTGTGCTAAAATGTCTACAACCTATATCAGGTTGTTAGGTTAGGAGGTGAAAGGCAATAACAAAAACATCTGATATGTAACAGAAATAGAAACCTAAAACTGGCTACCACTACTTTAGTTATCAGTGTATAAACTACATTGTATGTATTTGGGCAACGGTAGCCTAACAATGTTTCTGTTCTCTGCCTCAATGTATACCTCAAAAACAGATGCTTAGGGAGTCCTTTCAACCTCTATACAGAATTGACACAATGGCAGACAAAAGGTAAATCTGGTCTACATTTTATATTTATGCACTCAAGTACAGGTATTCAGAAATTGGATGCAAAACTCACAATACATTTACAGGGCCCGCTTGTAGCTACAAATGAGAAAACCATAACAACCCGTGTCACGTTTCACAGactttgaacacacacacagagctgtcaCTTTGCTGTAGAAATAAGAATTTTATTGTTAAGTTGAGACATTAAGTGGAATGCGTTGGCTTGCATATCCTCCCTCCAAAATAAAGACAACGACATACTTTAAAAGAACGAGGGAAGGATGCAACCCTTGACCATCTTACAGGCACGTTTCATACCACTGGGCTAGGAGGGCCATGTCACTGAGGACCATGGATGAGGTGGTGTGGACAGTGTGCTGGTAAACCAAAGATGATTCTGTAGAGAATCCAATCAAGTAGAGGGGAGTGCAGCACTGGGATGACATGGCAATCAAACTGGGAGGATTTTAGGAAAGCTAGCTTGTGAGGGGACATTTGACAGGCCATCTCTACACAATAGACAGTCCAAGGGATGGGTAAATTCAGAGTCATATTTACAATATATGGCTCTGGATAGATTAGTTCAGATCATTTGTGTAGTTCAGATCATTTGTTTGTAGGTCATTTAAAGTTATGAGTGGGAAAACAAGGGTGCTTTGGACCCCACACTACTTTGGTGTATAGTAGCAGGATCTTATTCACCCAGGAAAGTTTGATTGGCTGAGATTAATGTAAATCCAGTTGATTAAATAGCGTGTCCTCTCAGATCAATAAATACCCAGTATTGTGATTGCTGTGGTTGTTACAATAGGGCTAAAATGTTCCACCTCTCTCATGATATTCCAAACAGCTCTTTCCCTAAATTAACAATTACAACTTCGTCATATCACAGGCCCCTCGGTCACTGCGCTGAATTTTCTAGACAAATCCAAGAATTTACTGCATCACCAATTTTGTTTTTTTGACAGAACTTACTATATGTAGTTTACCATAGATCAAGCCCCAggctccctcctcccccacacaCTGACCAAACATCAGAACTTTACCACACTCCGAAGCTGAAATTATTTCACCAGTCCATAGTTAGTGGGAGGAGAGTGTGTAAAGGTGGACGCCCATTCCCCTCGCCCCACATCTCCTCCACGGCCCATGCATTTGCTGGTCACAGAGAGGGgcggttaggtcagggtgtgtggGTCTCACTGGGGCAGCTGCAGGAGTGTGCCCTGGCCGGCAGGCAGGTAGGTGACGTTGCGGGAGCGGGACAGCTGGAAGGCGATGTCCTCGGCAGCCTCCAGCTTACGCAGCTCTACCAGGCCATCTCCAGCCTCCTGCAGAGAGTTAGCAATGAGCAGGGCGGCCTGGGAGTCACCCTCTGCTGAGATGATGGCTGCCTGTTTCTGTTGCTCGGCCTGGGGAAGTAGAGAAGAAACACACTTTACTTCTATTCATCCTTTATGAAGGTGTGCAACGTCAGAATCCCTTGGTTGTTTAGGGTCACTTCCAGCTTAGTGTATTAAATGCACGTTCATCATTCTTATCACCTTACAGAATAAATCTGTCAATGTCTCAAACAAACCCTTTCTCCTTTTTACCTTCTCCACGACAAACCTGGCCCTCTCGGCCTCCTGCTGAGCCACCTGCTTCATCTCAACAGCCTCTGTGAACTCCTTACCGAACGTCAAGTGTGTCTGAGGAAGAAGGAACATGAAGTCTTCAATTAAAAACCACAGAACATGTACAAGTGATGACCAGACCCACTGAGTAAAACACTTGCTTCCTTACTCATTAAAACAGTGAAATGAAACATTTGGGCAGAAAAATATTGTTCTCACAAGGTAGTGTTATTCAACATTGTAAATCATAGGAATTAGTCATTTTGAGTGTTCTATCCCTTTAAAACAGCTCACCAGTGAGACGTCATCCAGGATGAGGCCGAAGGTGTTGGCTCTTTCTGTCAGGTCGTCACTGACCTGCCGGGACACCAGCTCTCTCTGGGTGATGAGCTCACCGGCATCAAATCGGGCCTgtgaggtacacacacaaacacacccatatAAACACACAAATAAATAACAGGATAGTGTAGACTTCACTGCAACCCAATGCCACTCAGCCGGtttgtaattttttattttttttattttcagaGGTGGAGTCTGCTTAAGAGAGAGTCTTTTTACCCAAAACGCCAGGGTAAAACCATAAAGGAAATGTGGCATTAGTCTAACACTTACCACCACGGACTTGAGGACCTCTGTGGTGATGGATGGCAGTACCCTCTCGTCGTAGTCTTCTCCGATGCTGGTGAAGATGCGTGGGAGCTGGCTAGTCACCGGCCGGAAGAGGATACGCAGTGTGATGTTCACATTCTGCagatctggggggggggggtttaaaaCATTACAAAAAAACTGCAAGAGGACAGTTGACATAAAAAGGACATTACATTAACATTATTGGATAGAGCTTGAAATGAAACGACAGAAGGATAGGTAGGTAAAAGCTTTTACTATGCCAGAGAAAGACTAAGTGTGAAAGCGATTGTGCCTGTCCTTGTGACTCATGTTAGTTACCTTTGCTGCCCGTGATGACAGGCACGTTGCGTGGACGTGAACGGCAGTCAAAGATGATAGGCTTCTGTACCCAGGGAATGAGGAAGTGGGTTCCCTCACCAACTACAGCATCTTGCACTCCCCGGAACCTGTCAAATATAACTGCCCGATGACCTGCGTCAACTGTAACACGTGAAGAAATATTAGGACAATTCAGGCTGGTAGTGTTACGGAACTCACAACTTTAAAGCCTCATATGTCATTTGTCATTTTTAGTATTGCATCCCAGTGTTACCATGATATCAAGATCGCTttcgggcggcaggtagcctagcgtttagatcgttgggccagtaaccaaaaggctgCTGGATCAAAACCCAGAGCTGACAGGCTAAAAATCTGTCGTACTGcccctgaacacggcagttaacccacagatAAGATTTTTTCCATAACTGACTttcccagttaaataaaggttacatcaAATGATCCATTTGAGCTCACTGTCTCACCATTGAAGAGGGCCGAGTTCACAACACCCCCACCAACGGCGAGGGCCAGCCCCAACTTCCCGATGGATTCAAATAGTTTCGCCATGTCTGTAGCCCTGAGGGGGGCAAAAGAAGCGATACATTTACGATAAGTTCTATTGGAGCTCACCAGATAGAATTCTAGATCTTAATGATATATTTGATGTGGTGGTATAATACATCTACATGTAGGTAAGTAGCTCATAAAGATATCCAAATAAAAGTGTTGTTCGTTTTTCCAGAGTTCTAAAATAGTCCCTTCTGACTTGATGGCCTTGGTCTGTCAATGATGCCAATTAGCCATTAGCCACACTAGCTAGCCAAGCAAGCAGACTTTGCAACAAAAACGACTAACATTTAACTAGCTATGAGAATTGAACCATTTGTCACACAATGTCGCACCTGGACATGTCATGCCTAGCGATAGCTCTAGATCAGGGTAACAAACACTATCATGACGATCTGTAGCTACATGCTCACGCTGCGACATGAACTTGCAAATTGGTCGCTCGTGTCCATGTTACTCAATGCGTACCTTCCCGGTTTACTGAATAATTACCCACACAACCAGTCacacagcattacaataccaataTCTGACTATTAAGGGAGCTCTGTTAATGATATATTTATACATGTATAATGTCAGAACGAATTAAATTAGCACTCACCTACTGTTTTGTCAGTTCTGTCTATGACCTCCGCCGACGTTAGAACGCATGATGTTTTTTTTCTACACAGCATGGGCATCAACTTGTAACAAACTCCTCTCTGATTGGATAAGTAGTGCTCCAGGACTTGTTTATCGATGCAATTCATTGGCTAGTGAGAATATCGCTGAGCATTCTGGTTGCTGAAGTTCACCAACTATGACAATAGTAATATTAtgatataattaagcaataagcaCGGGGGGGGTGTGGTGTATATAGCCGATGAATTTAGTGGCAACGCGGTGTGCCTGGATACAGTCCTTAGCCGCATTGTGTTGGCTATATTACCACAAACTGCCGAGGTGCCTTGTTGCTATtatgaactggttaccaacgtaattagagcagtaaaaatgcatgttttgtcatacccatggtatacgtcagccaatcagcattcagggctcgaaccacccagtttataatgataattatatattttttgtcattCGAAAAGGGTTTAATCACAGAGTTTTTAACCCCTAACCATGAGGTGCAACATCGCAAGACATCCAGGAACGATTGCGAAACAGACCATACCCGGGCCAGGGTTTTGAGAAGTGAAAAACTATTCGTTAGTTTTCCCAAAATCTAAAGGCACAATCTATATTTGAGCCAAAGTCGtattactccaacctcgtgaAACTGACAAACTAACACGCTTTTATGTtcgtcaaaaacaactttatatcgaaggagtgcctttgatttgacggAATACACAACTGCAGTTCACCACTAAACAACCCTTTAGACGCGATGATGTGATTCTGCGCATGAGTTTGTAGGCCATTGTCGCCATGACATCGCCGACAAGTGTGatcggggatttctattggagaagcattTTCATCTTCAAACTTTACTGTCTTTGGTTGAATTAATCATCTCTTTGGCGAGAATAATGCATAGGCCATAATAATGCCATTTGCTTGACTGTTTCTTCTTCGGTTAGTTGAAATACTGTGTATCATTTCAGAACGTTCAGTggctggttacacacacacacacacacacacacacacacacacacacacacaaacacagtcttgTGAAgtgggcacgacaacacctttcccccctcaggagactgaaaacatttggcatgagtccccagatcctcaaaaagtcatcctgaccggttgcatctcAGCCGGCATctaggcgctacagagggtggtgtgtacagctcagtacatcactggggccaagcttcctgacctccaggacctacagttgaagtttcAGAAGTtacacatacaccttagccaaatacatttaaactcagtttttcacaattcctgacatttaatcctagtagacattccctgtcttaggtcagttaggatcaccactttattttaagaatgtgaaatgtcagaataatagtagagagaatgatttatttcagattttatttctttcattacattcccagtggatcagaagtttacatacactcaattagtatttggtagcattgcctttaaattctttaacttgggttaaatgttttgaatagccttccacaagcttaccacaataagttggggacattttggcccattcctcctgacagagctggtgtaactgagtcaggtttgtaggcctccttgttcacacacgcgttttcagttctgcccacaacatttctataggattgaagtcagggctttgtgatggccactccaataccttgactttgttgtccttaagcccttttgccacaactttggaagtatgtttggagtcattgtcaatttggaagacccatttgagaccaagctttaacttcctgaattatgtcttgagatgttgcttcaatatatccacataattttccatcatcatgatgccatctattttgtgaagtgcaccagtccctcctgcagcaaaacaccccgacaacatgatgctgccacccccgtgcttcacggttgggatgatgttcttcagcttgcaagcctccccctttttcctccaaacataacaatggccattatggccaaacagttctatttttgtttcatcagaccaaaggaaatGTCTCAAACAAGTacgatttttgtccccatgtgcagttgcaaaccgtagtcttgctttttttatggcggatttagagcagtggctccttccttgctgagcggcctttcaggttatgtcaatataggactcgtttactgtggatatagatacttttgtacctgttttctccagcaacttcacaaggtcctttgctgtttttatggtattgatttgcacatttcacaccaaaggtacgttcatctctaggagacaaaatgggtctccttcctgagcggtatgatggctgcgtggtcccatggggttcatacatgcatactattgtttgtacagatgaacgtggtaccttcaggcgtttggaaattgctcccaaggatgaaccagacttgtggaggtctacaatatttttttctgaggtcttggctgatttcctttgattttcccatgatgtcaagcgaagaggcaatgagtttgaaggtaggccttgaaatacatccacaggtacacttcctaaAGCCATGagataattttatggaatttttcaagctgtttaaagacacagtcaaagTATGTAAACCTTTGACCCattggaattatgatacagtgaattataagtgaaataatctgtctgtaaacaattgttgggaaaatgacttgtgtcatgcgcaaagtagatgtcctaaccgacttgccatgtcctaaccgacttgttaataagaaatttgtggagtggttgaaaaactagttttaatgactccaacctaagtgtatgtaaacttccgacttcaactgtatatactaggcggtgtcagaggaaggcccacaaaatagtcaaagacacccaagtcatagactgttctctctgcttccgcatggCAAGCGTTACCGGAGCGGctagtctaggaccaaaaggctccttaacagcatctacccccaagccataagtctgctgaacaattaatcaaatgtccACCCTTGCTATTTACATTGAGACCCCCCCTTtgattttacactgctgctactcactgtttattatctatgcgtagtccctttacaaattacctcgactaatctgtacccccgcatattgactcggtacctgtatcccctgtatatagccttgttattgttgtGTCATTTTCTTTTGTTACTTTAAAAAAagttttacttcagtttatttagtaaatagtAAACTCTAtctcttgaactgcattgttggttaagggcttgtaagtaagcagttcaggttaaggttaagcagttaaggttgtattcggcgcaaatacaatttgatttgatttgtacaactaaccttgtggggacacataATTCAGTCCTATTCaaaattctaaccctaacctgtacccTTATCCTTTTTATgttttattaacctttatttaactaggcaagtcagttaagaacattaagaacaaattaagaacaaattcttatttacaatgatggcctaccccggccaaaccctcccctaacccggacgaggctgggccaattgtgcgccgtcctaaccctaaccttaacctgaaaacctaaccttaaccgtaactctagctcctaaccccaacccttaacctaattctcaccctaacactaattctaaccttaaccctaaacccctgaaaatagcatttgaccttgtggggaacaacaaaatgtccccagttggtcaaatgttgGTTAATTTATTATTCTTGTCGAGACttcacaagtatagttaaacacgtccatgtccacacagacgcacacacacacacacacacacacacacacacacacacacacacacacacacacacacacacacacacacacacacacacacacacacacacacacggtttgtTGAAAGACAAATGTATCTCATTACTGGACAATTCTAATCTAGGTTTTCAATTGACCAATGCATTGATTCCTTTTTGGGACATGTGAAGCTGGCCTTATGTTCGCCCCCTGGCGTTTGCAATGAAGAACAACAACACTCTTAACTCCCCAGTTCCTACTTCATAGTTTCACTTTCCATCCATGTTTTGAACAACATGTAAGTGAAGTACGTCCACGTCTTTGGTGCGAGACGAGAGCTATGAGAGGCTTCTAAAACAGTTCATTAAGGTAAGGATATTTGCGTTGATATCGTTGTGGAAAAAAGCAATGCCTCGAAGAGCTCTAATTTGAGGTCATTTTAGATTGTTTCGTTGGATTTGTGCACTTCCTTGAAGTTTCATTTTCCCAGTCTCCGTGGTCACACTTACCCGTTCCTTTGATTTTCACAGATGTTGTGATCTGATGGTAAAAGTGATGGTCTCTTTTATAGAGCGGGGAAGGGAATGTATTTCTGAAACAGTGGATGAAAGTGATTTGAAGCATACTGTGCCTACTGGTCGATTGCTCTTTGTGGACCCTCCTTTAACCTCAAGCAGTCAGTGCGCTTGCCATGTGAACAGTTCGCACATCTCTCTTCACAGTATACTATCAACATCAACGCTATCTCAAGCTGTTTCCATAGCAATGACCTCCGTTGACAGAGCAGTTTAATAAAACAACGTTTCTGTTGATTATGTTGATGAAGTTTCGTGGCAACGCCCAGTATAGGGTGTCATTTAATTAAATATCCAGATAAAccccaccaaaaaaaaaaagtgttatgttGGCCTATTACATGGCAAtgacaaatgtattgaaaattcaCGATCAGTGGTTTTGGTTGAAGGGAGACTTGGCTTGCTATTACCCACCTATGTATTCCTCATGTCAGTAACCCGGTTTTGCCCAGCAGATGGCGGAGCAGTGCAGGACAGTAAGGGTGAGTGGCCTGCCCACTGATATAAAGGAGGACCGGCTGACAGACAAGCTGTACATCTACTTCCTGAGGGccaggaatggaggaggggaaATAGCATCTGTCACCATTGTCAAGGCAACACCCGTCTCTGCCCTCATCACCTTTGAGGACATTGGAGgtcagtaggtgtgtgtgtgtgtgtgtgtgtgtgtgtgtgtgtgtgtgtgtgtgtgtgcatataatGTGTCTGAGGCTCCTGGGAGGGGAGGGCTGGTGAGATCAGGAGACTGGAGACTTGATGGTGATAAATGGACTATTTCACCATAACGTAGAGTCATAAAGTAACAACTACCGTACATCGTCGCTACTGCTAAGTTCCTTCTCAGTAGATTTCCATCTGGCTCGTTGACCATAGCCACTCTTTTTAAACGTCATTTTGCATCCATTTGCAAATTAACTGGGAAATG is a window encoding:
- the LOC118365246 gene encoding prohibitin 1-like, whose product is MAKLFESIGKLGLALAVGGGVVNSALFNVDAGHRAVIFDRFRGVQDAVVGEGTHFLIPWVQKPIIFDCRSRPRNVPVITGSKDLQNVNITLRILFRPVTSQLPRIFTSIGEDYDERVLPSITTEVLKSVVARFDAGELITQRELVSRQVSDDLTERANTFGLILDDVSLTHLTFGKEFTEAVEMKQVAQQEAERARFVVEKAEQQKQAAIISAEGDSQAALLIANSLQEAGDGLVELRKLEAAEDIAFQLSRSRNVTYLPAGQGTLLQLPQ